In one window of Mytilus trossulus isolate FHL-02 chromosome 7, PNRI_Mtr1.1.1.hap1, whole genome shotgun sequence DNA:
- the LOC134724796 gene encoding uncharacterized protein LOC134724796 yields the protein MENTHARTTLAFIQKRKNIPEIITLDGTTLTIPEVLAVSIEPKLKVNIGKKSLSELEANAAYLKKKLEKGLVVYGINTGFGGSADVRSWEFEDVQKALIRHVNAGMGRFFPTDKVRAAMVTRANCLSKAYSGVRSEVVTNLTDLINTDISPEVPLRGSVSASGDLMPLSYIAAAIIGRKDLKVSKGGKIMSCPEALAEAGISPVVLGPKEGLAIINADSFSAGFSAPTLYDANLLLLLTQVCTGLSIEALEGRTESFHPLIHSCLPHIGQKEIASNMLSILENSKLAITTLDMNLPDKYGFLKQDRYSLRSSAQWLGSAAETLNESCRRITIELNSANDNPIIDHRTDKILHGANFQGETMSIAMDQTRQALGICGKLQFAQFSEVVNEKLNFGLPPNLSGCDINVDFGFKGCDTAMASYMSELDHFVNPMSNHVLSAETHNQSINSMALVSARFTSEAVEILQMMTANLLLLTAQAVDLRHIRNIVLKEVHTMTQEYPDLATTLDKIEWYELLFSSKKKNAKETDVRSVGDQIEANDRLSKRLSDLYSSACDGKMDASKQMGQGTMKMYNFIRKDLDIPFYCGQNGIDSWLRKILESIQSRDIENVLEEIFTPIVKTGDLNGKM from the exons ATGGAAAATACTCATGCAAGAACAACTTTAGCATTTATCCAAAAAAGGAAGAATATTCCGGAAATAATTACACTCGATGGGACTACTTTAACGATACCGGAAGTCCTTGCAGTCAGTATTGAGccaaaattgaaagtaaatattgGCAAGAAATCATTAAGCGAACTAGAAGCAAATGCAGCATACTTAAAAAAGAAGTTAGAAAAAGGACTCGTGGTTTACGGGATAAACACGGGGTTTGGTGGAAGTGCCGATGTTCGTTCGTGGGAATTTGAGGACGTACAGAAAGCGCTGATTCGTCATGTTAATGCTGGAATGGGGCGGTTCTTTCCAACTGACAAGGTCAGAGCTGCGATGGTTACAAGGGCAAATTGTCTTTCAAAGGCATATTCTGGCGTACGTTCTGAGGTTGTCACAAATCTGACAGATCTAATAAATACCGATATTTCTCCCGAAGTTCCACTTCGAGGTTCCGTCAGTGCCAGTGGGGATTTGATGCCTCTAAGTTACATTGCAGCAGCCATAATAGGGAGAAAAGATTTGAAAGTGTCTAAAGGAGGGAAGATAATGTCTTGTCCAGAGGCTCTTGCAGAGGCAGGGATATCACCAGTTGTTCTTGGACCAAAGGAAGGACTTGCAATAATTAATGCAGATTCATTCTCTGCCGGATTTTCAGCTCCAACTCTGTATGACGCAAATCTGCTTCTACTTCTTACCCAAGTATGTACCGGGCTGTCAATTGAAGCTTTGGAAGGAAGAACGGAAAGCTTTCATCCTCTTATACATAGCTGTCTTCCGCATATAGGTCAGAAAGAAATAGCAAGTAACATGCTGTCAATTCTGGAAAACAGCAAGCTAGCTATCACGACATTAGACATGAACCTACCAGATAAATATGGATTTCTGAAGCAAGATCGTTACAGTTTGCGAAGTTCGGCACAATGGCTTGGGTCAGCTGCTGAAACTCTAAATGAATCATGCCGAAGAATAACAATTGAACTGAACAGCGCCAACGATAATCCCATTATTGATCATCGTACAGATAAAATTTTGCATGGAGCAAATTTTCAGGGAGAAACCATGTCTATCGCAATGGATCAAACACGACAGGCACTTGGAATTTGCGGGAAGCTACAATTTGCTCAATTTTCAGAGGTTGTAAATGAGAAGCTGAATTTTGGATTACCACCGAATCTTAGTGGATGTGATATCAACGTGGATTTTGGATTCAAAGGGTGTGATACAGCCATGGCCTCTTACATGTCTGAACTCGATCACTTTGTCAACCCTATGAGTAATCATGTGTTAAGTGCCGAGACACATAACCAGTCAATCAACTCAATGGCTTTGGTTAGCGCTCGATTCACCTCAGAGGCAGTGGAAATTTTACAAATGATGACAGCAAACTTGCTTCTTCTGACTGCGCAAGCCGTCGATCTACGTCATATCCGGAACATCGTTTTAAAAGAAGTCCACACGATGACACAAGAATATCCGGATCTAGCGACAACGTTAGATAAGATAGAATGGTATGAACTGCTGTTTTcatctaaaaagaaaaatgctAAGGAGACAGATGTCCGATCAGTAGGTGACCAGATTGAAGCAAACGATCGTCTATCGAAGAGATTGTCCGACTTGTACAGTTCTGCTTGTGATGGAAAAATGGATGCCTCTAAACAGATGGGTCAAG GCACAATGAAAATGTACAACTTTATTCGAAAAGACCTTGACATTCCCTTCTACTGTGGACAAAATGGGATCGATTCCTGGCTAAGAAAGATCCTAGAGTCAATACAGAGCAGAGATATAGAAAATGTTCTGGAGGAGATATTTACACCAATCGTGAAGACAGGTGACTTGAACGGCAAAATGTGA
- the LOC134724797 gene encoding monocarboxylate transporter 12-like has translation MAKSCEKKDEAHDLKEEAQAPDGGWGWIVLVGAVLLNLLIGGAVTTFGVLYVELLDLFHQNASKTAWVGSVANAMGLLFSPVASAMSTRFSCRSMALVGGVITSIGWMTTGFMPRIEYMFITYGLVAGIGKSMANIPSIIMVGRWFDKRRSLANGLATAGAGVGTFIFAPLLEFLLRRYGFQGTMLIMSSVMLNICVCGSLFRPVPQNTKLKGSSLTGIENRVFTIDESTDCSMAAKGSISHKAVDGISNKVTINNSDNDKKYRQSNSDKNKTLKSYFDYTLLTNRRFICFCISVMLATLGHSPASFMLPALAMQYNIRSKEAAFLLSITGIADIVGRITFGVLCDVKIFKKNRQTLYVFAIFISGVANMCCGFATEYWHFVIYSCIFGLFAGSYNVLTPVMLVDLLGVGKLASSCGLALLFQGLGFLVGPPIAGFVTDMVGDYQSGFYFAGVAMVISAIVVNLSTFCTLFTTQKKDNYEIDRHEKGVNDLHCVEHIKTETKRSSGITMMKLNVRSI, from the exons ATGGCCAAGTCATGTGAAAAGAAGGATGAAGCTCATGATTTAAAGGAAGAAGCACAAGCTCCGGATGGCGGATGGGGATGGATTGTTCTCGTAG gtGCAGTGTTACTGAACCTTTTGATCGGCGGTGCTGTGACCACGTTTGGTGTATTGTACGTTGAATTGTTGGACTTGTTCCATCAGAATGCAAGTAAAACAGCTTGGGTTGGTTCAGTGGCTAACGCAATGGGTTTACTTTTTA GTCCTGTTGCCAGTGCGATGAGCACAAGGTTTTCCTGTCGCTCAATGGCTTTAGTCGGTGGTGTGATTACGTCCATTGGTTGGATGACAACAGGATTTATGCCTAGAATAGAGTATATGTTTATAACTTACGGCCTTGTAGCAG GTATTGGAAAGTCAATGGCAAACATTCCAAGCATTATAATGGTAGGGAGATGGTTTGATAAAAGAAGATCGCTAGCTAACGGTCTTGCCACGGCTGGGGCAGGAGTAGGAACGTTTATCTTTGCACCACTTTTAGAATTTCTCTTGAGGAGATACGGGTTTCAAGGAACAATGCTTATTATGAGCAGTGTTATGCTTAACATTTGTGTTTGTGGTTCCTTATTCCGTCCTGTCCCCCAAAATACTAAACTCAAAGGATCAAGTTTGACAGGGATCGAAAATAGAGTATTTACAATAGACGAATCGACTGATTGCTCTATGGCTGCTAAAGGCAGTATTTCACATAAGGCAGTAGATGGAATATCTAATAAAGTTACAATAAATAACTCTGACAATGATAAAAAGTATCGACAATCAAATagtgataaaaacaaaactttgaaaagcTATTTCGATTACACATTACTAACGAATCGacgttttatttgtttctgtaTATCTGTCATGCTAGCCACCCTAGGTCACTCACCTGCATCTTTTATGTTACCTGCCTTGGCAATGCAATACAATATTAGATCAAAGGAAGCAGCCTTTTTATTGTCCATCACAGGGATAGCAGATATAGTCGGACGTATAACGTTCGGTGTATTATGTGACGTCAAGATTTTTAAGAAGAACCGACAGACCTTATATGTGTTCGCTATTTTCATTAGTGGTGTTGCTAACATGTGCTGTGGATTTGCTACCGAATATTGGCACTTTGTGATTTATTCGTGTATTTTTGGATTATTTGCCGGTTCCTACAACGTTTTGACACCAGTTATGTTGGTGGACCTTCTTGGAGTAGGGAAACTGGCGAGTTCATGTGGTTTAGCTCTGTTGTTTCAAGGTCTTGGATTCCTCGTTGGTCCCCCTATTGCAG gaTTTGTGACGGACATGGTTGGCGACTATCAATCCGGATTTTACTTTGCAGGAGTTGCTATGGTTATAAGTGCTATTGTCGTTAATCTGTCGACGTTTTGTACTCTCTTTACTACTCAGAAGAAAGACAATTACGAAATAGACAGACACGAAAAGGGAGTAAATGACTTACATTGTGTTGAACACATAAAAACTGAAACGAAGAGGTCATCAGGTATAACAATGATGAAGTTAAATGTAAGAAGTATTTGA